From the genome of Eucalyptus grandis isolate ANBG69807.140 chromosome 2, ASM1654582v1, whole genome shotgun sequence, one region includes:
- the LOC120290670 gene encoding disease resistance protein RPV1-like → MARKLKVLNLTGCARMHKTPDLSSNVNLEQLILESCGRLVQIDESIGQLTQLVFLNLRFCRELCKLPEEIANLESLEELLIDCTSIREVPGLSVSNCSSIGNLTSLSRFSLENVEVSQPHLEIRALVKLEHLSLSGCKLLKKIPDSIWNLESLVVLNLSHTHIAELPKSLGNLKNLKILRMRGSSIRSIPSAIGMLEKLKEIDAEFCQCLEGTIPEDIGRLSSLEILKFSNTTICNIPKLPESLLSLHIGSNSMKRLPDLSNLINLTELNLEISQVPEFCLAEEDSTCVDMTELGRDPSPSLTEIQSFEGLEKLTVLRLGELPLLERLPDLSNLKKLTKLDLQQCHKLVKILGRLDSLEDLCIYGCNSLVELPDPSSFKNLKSLQLRDCEMLQTDQVWVSKSDTFDTTPNVTVTVKYVDVATFRWSIATCIKKPIDDDKCLDNLACP, encoded by the exons ATGGCAAggaaattaaaagttttgaatttgACTGGTTGTGCACGCATGCATAAAACTCCCGACTTATCTTCAAATGTAAATTTAGAGCAGTTGATCCTTGAAAGCTGTGGAAGATTGGTTCAGATTGACGAATCTATAGGGCAGTTGACGCAGTTAGTTTTTTTGAACTTAAGGTTCTGTCGTGAACTTTGCAAACTGCCAGAAGAGATTGCCAACTTAGAATCGCTGGAGGAACTTCTTATCGATTGCACTTCCATAAGAGAAGTCCCGGGGCTGTCAGTAAGTAACTGCAGTTCAATTGGTAATTTAACCTCTCTATCAAGGTTCTCTTTGGAAAATGTTGAAGTTTCTCAACCTCATCTAGAGATTAGAGCGCTTGTAAAGCTTGAACACTTGTCTCTGAGTGGGTGTAAGTTGCTCAAGAAAATTCCAGACtcaatttggaatttggaaTCACTAGTCGTGCTGAATCTGTCCCACACACATATTGCCGAGTTGCCCAAATCACTTGGgaacttgaaaaatttgaaaatactaAGGATGCGTGGTAGTTCCATAAGAAGTATACCCAGTGCAATTGGGATGTTGGAGAAGTTGAAAGAGATAGATGCAGAGTTCTGCCAATGTCTGGAGGGGACAATACCTGAAGATATTGGGAGATTATCATCTTTGGAGatcttgaaattttcaaatactACAATATGTAACATCCCGAAGCTTCCTGAAAGCCTCCTCAGTTTGCATATTGGTAGTAATTCGATGAAGAGACTTCCGGATCTCTCAAACCTGATAAATCTGACAGAGTTGAATTTGGAGATTTCTCAAGTTCCTGAGTTTTGTTTGGCTGAAGAGGATTCTACCTGTGTGGACATGACTGAGCTTGGACGGGATCCATCACCAAG TCTAACTGAGATTCAAAGCTTTGAGGGTTTGGAGAAGCTGACAGTGCTAAGGCTAGGTGAGCTCCCTCTGCTTGAGAGATTGCCTGATCTCTCAAACTTGAAGAAACTCACAAAACTTGATCTACAGCAGTGTCATAAGCTTGTCAAGATTCTAGGAAGATTAGATTCGCTGGAAGACTTGTGCATCTATGGATGCAACTCTTTGGTTGAGTTGCCTGATCCTTCAAGCTTCAAGAATCTGAAATCTCTGCAATTGCGTGATTGTGAGATGCTACAGACTGACCAGGTTTGGGTCTCGAAATCTGATACATTTGATACG